A single region of the Hippoglossus hippoglossus isolate fHipHip1 chromosome 17, fHipHip1.pri, whole genome shotgun sequence genome encodes:
- the snorc gene encoding protein SNORC yields MMFSQSPQCPDHPVHTPTVPPLPSPPALPYTPLLLLCRAIHSFEVTARGVFGDAFHFSCRTVIPTATMVHSISMCRVFLLMLLGLLVAFVHTETVADPASTTRDNQDTMSGEPPSDVTTRDPFQDMTEQSFTNDYEDATHSQAMDEEEGVLGPGAITAIVIAVFLGASVLLALIVITLRKFTAS; encoded by the exons ATGATGTTCTCACAAAGTCCACAGTGTCCAGACCATCCTGTGCACACACCTACAGTCCCACCCCTTCCCTCCCCCCCTGCGCTCCCCTAtactcctctcctgctcctctgccgGGCGATTCACTCGTTTGAAGTCACTGCTCGAGGAGTTTTCGGAGACgcttttcatttttcctgtCGGACAGTCATCCCCACAGCCACCATGGTTCACAGCATCAGCATGTGCAGGGTGTTCCTGCTGATGCTCCTCGGCCTCCTGGTCGCCTTCGTTCACACAG AGACAGTCGCAGACCCGGCCTCAACGACCAGGGACAACCAGGACACCATGTCAGGGGAGCCACCCAGTGACGTCACCACCAGAGACCCCTTCCAGGACATGACAGAGCAGTCCTTCACCAACGACTACGAGGACGCCACACACTCCCAGGCCATGGACGAGGAGGAAG gggtgCTGGGGCCGGGCGCCATCACAGCCATCGTCATAGCAGTCTTCCTGGGAGCATCTGTCCTCCTCGCCCTCATCGTCATCACACTGAGGAAGTTCACCGCATCCTAG